In Brachypodium distachyon strain Bd21 chromosome 2, Brachypodium_distachyon_v3.0, whole genome shotgun sequence, one genomic interval encodes:
- the LOC100845985 gene encoding uncharacterized protein LOC100845985: MAEANGKKGSRGYLTWTPDMDTALLAVLVERHNNGDHAQNGWKPHVYNACIRHVKDTCGVDITKDNMTARCKTFDKHYEVISKILAQSGFGWDWENNKLSIDSEDVWSKYVEANKAAGSYKTKVVMNWDQISTIYSKDHATGEGAKTAAECVQEEDTHVLEESPDIPQNQKRLRTGDAILCMMGDMKAEFQEVLKTTDPLTLPKVTPSAEILAALQIIPDLAECDMLKAYEKLSLSERLFESLMELPMTLRKAWLLSLA, from the exons ATGGCTGAAGCAAATGGAAAGAAAGGAAGTAGGGGTTACCTTACATGGACTCCTGACATGGACACGGCATTGTTGGCTGTCCTTGTTGAGCGTCACAACAATGGTGATCATGCTCAAAATGGTTGGAAGCCGCATGTATACAATGCTTGCATTAGGCATGTAAAGGATACATGTGGGGTGGACATTACAAAGGACAACATGACAGCAAGATGCAAAACTTTTGACAAGCATTATGAGGTCATTAGCAAGATACTAGCTCAGAGTGGCTTTGGCTGGGATTGGGAGAATAACAAGCTGTCAATCGACAGTGAGGATGTGTGGTCTAAATATGTGGAG GCTAACAAGGCAGCAGGTAGCTACAAGACCAAGGTAGTGATGAATTGGGACCAAATAAGCACCATCTATTCAAAAGACCATGCAACCGGTGAAGGTGCCAAGACAGCAGCTGAGtgtgttcaagaagaagacaCACACGTTCTTGAAGAATCTCCAGACATACCCCAGAACCAGAAGAGGCTACGCACTGGGGATGCTATTTTATGCATGATGGGAGACATGAAGGCAGAATTTCAAGAAGTTTTGAAGACAACCGATCCACTTACTTTGCCAAAGGTTACTCCTTCAGCTGAAATCCTTGCAGCACTTCAGATTATACCAGATTTGGCGGAATGTGATATGCTAAAAGCTTACGAAAAGCTGAGTCTTAGTGAGCGCTTGTTTGAATCACTCATGGAGCTTCCCATGACCTTGAGGAAGGCATGGCTCTTGAGCTTGGCTTGA